The Rhinolophus ferrumequinum isolate MPI-CBG mRhiFer1 chromosome 6, mRhiFer1_v1.p, whole genome shotgun sequence genome has a window encoding:
- the LOC117023147 gene encoding transmembrane and coiled-coil domain-containing protein 5B-like — protein MMEISELEATKQNLNYLNSDLEKDMQRLDEANQVLLRKIQEKEGTIQSLEREIALSLGGAKEQEEVNHIPSEKEEALKDLELETAKLERSNEILSRNVVELQKKISRRFKNGDLDKGSPKQMLAELKVRLQTSTESCSKQEKELVKIESDYQSVYELCEDQAHYIKKYQEILRQMEKEKEVLLLEKEVFKAQNNSSQVEKPGSVLVETIQNNTDRTITKKQRRIFLYRHFQYLVFTVMILIRLLGYVLFHLQYINPDLLVDVLPLMMSRDTLHRLRDILFPFLTLEVEEVLPH, from the exons ATGATGGAAATATCGGAATTAGAAGCAACAAAACAGAACCTCAACTACCTGAACTCAGACCTTGAAAAGGACATGCAGAGACTGGATGAGGCAAATCAGGTTCTTctcagaaaaattcaagaaaaagaaggaactaTTCAAAG TCTGGAAAGAGAGATCGCCCTGTCACTAGGAGGAGCCAAAGAGCAGGAGGAGGTGAACCACATCCCATCTGAGAAGGAGGAAGCCCTGAAGGACCTGGAATTAGAAACAGCAAAGCTG GAAAGAAGTAATGAGATTTTAAGCAGAAATGTGGTGGAGCTTCAGAAGAAG ATTTCACGGAGATTTAAGAATGGTGACCTGGATAAAGGAAGCCCAAAGCAGATGTTGGCAGAATTGAAG GTGAGACTCCAAACATCAACCGAGTCCTGTTCAAAGCAAGAGAAGGAATTAGTCAAG ataGAGAGTGACTACCAGTCTGTGTATGAGCTCTGTGAGGACCAGGCCCATTACATAAAG AAATACCAGGAAATCCTGAggcagatggaaaaggaaaaggaggtgcTGCTTCTTGAAAAAGAAGT ATTCAAAGCCCAAAACAACTCCTCCCAAGTAGAGAAACCTGGGTCTGTTCTGGTGGAGACCATTCAAAACAACACG GACAGGACCATCACCAAGAAACAGAGGAGAATCTTTTTGTACCG GCATTTCCAGTATCTTGTTTTCACGGTCATGATCCTCATTAGGCTGCTGGGTTATGTGCTTTTCCACCTGCAATACATAAACCCAGACCTCCTCGTGGATGTGCTTCCCCTGATGATGAGCAGGGACACCTTGCACAGGCTGAGGGACATCTTATTTCCCTTCCTCACCCTAGAGGTGGAAGAAGTTCTACCACACTAG